The following are from one region of the Lacinutrix sp. Bg11-31 genome:
- a CDS encoding ribonucleoside-diphosphate reductase subunit alpha, which yields MSNQTKQNTEANLGQEAKTSNNDELINARKETLKEASKQPEIKWLTENSRKFLASGYLTGDTTPEERIREIAENAESILKIDGFADKFYGYMAEGYYSLASPVWSNFGKKRGLPISCFGSHIDDDMGDILYTQSEVGMMSKLGGGTSGYFGKLRHRGAPVKNNGESSGAVHIMQLFEKMVDVVSQGSVRRGRFSPYLPIEHQDIGEFLEIGTEGNPIQELTHGVTVGNDWMQEMIDGDQEKRAVWAKVLQRRGEIGYPYIFFRDNANNAAPDVYQDKNHEIYASNLCSEIMLPTNERWSFVCVLSSINVLHYDKWKDTDAVETMVQFLDAVLEEFITKLEDYRDSDNRDDRQTFMFMEKAYNFSKENRALGLGALGWHSLLQSKMLPFDSQEAFNLNSEIFKTIQEKSIKASEGLAELFGEPEVLKGYGRRNTTLNAVAPTTSSAFILGQVSQGIEPIWSNCYVKDIAKIKTTIKNPFLVDLLKEKGLNTVDTWKSIRDYDGSVQHLEGLTDQEKEVFKTYSEIDQMTLIYQAANRQNHIDQGQSLNIMVHPDMPVKEINNIYVTAWKLGVKSLYYQHSMNAAQKFKQKKECASCEG from the coding sequence ATGAGCAACCAAACAAAACAAAACACCGAAGCAAATCTAGGCCAAGAGGCTAAAACATCTAACAACGATGAATTAATTAACGCTAGAAAAGAAACCCTAAAAGAAGCTAGTAAACAACCAGAAATAAAATGGTTAACAGAAAACAGTCGTAAATTTCTAGCTTCAGGTTATCTAACAGGTGATACAACTCCAGAAGAACGTATTAGAGAAATTGCAGAAAATGCAGAATCTATTTTAAAAATAGATGGTTTTGCAGATAAGTTTTATGGTTATATGGCAGAAGGCTATTACTCATTAGCTTCTCCAGTGTGGTCTAACTTTGGTAAAAAGAGAGGTTTACCAATTAGTTGTTTTGGTTCGCATATAGATGACGATATGGGAGATATTCTATATACGCAGTCTGAAGTAGGAATGATGTCTAAATTAGGAGGTGGTACTTCTGGTTACTTTGGTAAATTACGCCATAGAGGTGCTCCTGTTAAAAATAACGGAGAATCTTCTGGAGCTGTACATATCATGCAACTGTTTGAAAAAATGGTAGATGTAGTAAGTCAAGGTTCTGTAAGAAGAGGTCGTTTTTCTCCATATTTACCTATCGAGCATCAAGATATTGGTGAGTTTTTAGAAATAGGTACAGAAGGAAATCCAATACAAGAGTTAACACATGGTGTAACCGTTGGAAACGACTGGATGCAAGAAATGATTGATGGAGATCAAGAAAAAAGAGCAGTTTGGGCAAAAGTATTACAACGTAGAGGAGAGATAGGTTACCCTTATATCTTCTTTAGAGATAATGCTAATAATGCAGCTCCAGATGTGTACCAAGATAAAAATCATGAAATTTACGCAAGTAATTTGTGTTCGGAAATCATGTTGCCTACAAACGAAAGATGGTCTTTTGTATGTGTATTGTCTTCTATAAACGTATTACATTACGATAAGTGGAAAGATACAGATGCAGTAGAAACTATGGTGCAGTTTTTAGATGCCGTTTTAGAAGAGTTTATTACTAAGTTAGAAGATTATAGAGATTCAGATAATAGAGACGATAGGCAAACATTCATGTTCATGGAGAAAGCTTATAATTTCTCTAAAGAAAACAGAGCTTTAGGTTTAGGTGCTTTAGGATGGCACTCTTTATTACAATCTAAAATGTTGCCTTTCGATAGTCAAGAAGCATTTAATTTAAATAGTGAAATATTTAAAACCATTCAAGAAAAGTCTATTAAAGCATCAGAAGGATTAGCGGAGTTATTTGGCGAGCCAGAAGTATTAAAAGGATACGGAAGACGTAATACTACATTAAATGCAGTAGCACCAACAACATCATCTGCTTTTATTTTAGGACAAGTATCTCAAGGTATTGAGCCAATTTGGTCTAACTGTTATGTAAAAGATATAGCAAAAATAAAAACGACTATTAAAAACCCGTTTTTGGTAGATCTTTTAAAAGAAAAAGGATTAAACACTGTAGATACCTGGAAGAGTATACGCGATTATGATGGTTCTGTACAGCATTTAGAAGGACTTACAGATCAGGAAAAAGAGGTGTTTAAAACCTATTCTGAAATAGACCAAATGACATTAATCTATCAAGCAGCAAATAGACAAAACCATATAGATCAAGGACAATCTTTAAACATAATGGTGCATCCAGATATGCCAGTTAAAGAGATTAATAATATATATGTTACAGCTTGGAAACTAGGAGTTAAATCTCTGTATTACCAACACAGTATGAATGCAGCACAGAAATTCAAGCAAAAGAAAGAGTGTGCTAGTTGTGAAGGATAA
- a CDS encoding ribonucleotide-diphosphate reductase subunit beta gives MEITQIIKRDYETSPFVLNKISNAIEKAMLSVGNGTKEDANSISVSVLKTLLDRKEKDYKYVPTVEQVQDLVEEKLMGSQFPNVAKAYILYRDEQTRNRKTNIFEKRINLKPYEYPALNDYVDAIRHSYWIHSEFNFTSDIQDFKTKLTIVEQNAIKNTMLAISQIEVAVKSFWGDLYNKMPKPEIGSVGATFAESEVRHHDAYSHLLEILGLNNEFKNLKKKPVIMRRVQYLETALKNAKSEDNKEFAESILLFSLFIEHVSLFSQFLIIMAFNKHKNMLKGVSNVVEATSKEEQIHGDFGIDILKIIKDENPTWFDAEHAAQVQDLCKEAFESESNIVDWIFEAGELDFLPKDVINEFLKNRFNNSLESIGIEKVFEVNEKLIAQTEWFDDEIIGTKHGDFFVKRSINYSKRTKSITSDDLF, from the coding sequence ATGGAGATTACACAAATTATAAAAAGAGATTACGAAACAAGCCCTTTTGTTTTAAATAAAATCTCTAATGCTATTGAAAAAGCAATGCTTTCTGTAGGTAACGGAACAAAAGAAGATGCGAATTCAATTTCTGTAAGCGTTTTAAAAACGTTATTAGATAGAAAGGAAAAGGATTATAAATATGTGCCAACTGTAGAGCAGGTACAAGATCTAGTTGAAGAAAAACTAATGGGAAGTCAATTCCCTAATGTTGCAAAAGCTTATATATTATATAGAGATGAGCAAACTAGAAATAGAAAAACAAATATTTTTGAAAAACGTATAAACTTAAAACCTTACGAGTACCCAGCACTTAATGATTATGTAGATGCTATTAGACACTCTTACTGGATTCACTCTGAGTTTAATTTCACAAGTGATATACAAGACTTTAAAACAAAATTAACCATAGTAGAGCAAAATGCTATTAAAAACACAATGCTAGCAATTTCGCAAATAGAAGTTGCAGTTAAAAGTTTTTGGGGAGATTTGTATAATAAAATGCCTAAGCCAGAAATAGGATCTGTAGGGGCTACTTTTGCAGAAAGTGAAGTTAGACATCATGATGCTTATTCGCATTTGTTAGAAATTTTAGGATTAAACAATGAGTTTAAAAACCTAAAAAAGAAACCGGTAATAATGCGTCGTGTTCAGTATTTAGAAACAGCATTAAAAAACGCAAAAAGCGAAGACAATAAAGAATTTGCAGAATCTATTTTATTATTCTCACTGTTTATAGAGCATGTGTCTTTATTTTCTCAGTTTTTAATAATTATGGCTTTCAATAAGCATAAAAACATGCTTAAAGGTGTGTCTAATGTAGTTGAAGCAACTTCTAAAGAAGAACAAATTCATGGTGATTTTGGGATTGATATTCTTAAAATAATTAAAGACGAAAACCCAACATGGTTTGATGCAGAACACGCAGCTCAAGTACAAGATTTATGTAAAGAAGCATTTGAGTCTGAAAGTAATATTGTAGACTGGATTTTCGAAGCAGGCGAATTAGATTTCTTACCGAAAGACGTTATTAACGAGTTTCTTAAAAACCGTTTTAACAACTCTTTAGAAAGTATTGGAATTGAAAAAGTATTTGAAGTAAACGAAAAATTAATTGCACAAACCGAATGGTTTGACGACGAGATAATTGGAACTAAACATGGAGATTTCTTTGTTAAGCGATCAATAAATTATAGTAAAAGAACAAAAAGTATAACTAGCGACGACCTATTTTAA
- a CDS encoding LytTR family DNA-binding domain-containing protein, whose protein sequence is MLKAVIVDDEPKAIQGLSWELTNFSDEIEIVKTFSIPEDALDYLSKNTPDCLFLDIQMPTMDGFQFLEQLNQKDIAVIITTAYDEYAIKALKNEALDYLLKPVDSDDLKLTISKIKKFRSRIINSDKIEDILINFTNTKNKKKITINTDGKLLFLNIEDIIFVESDGNYSTIFLNDGQKVLVTKKLKEVNALLPKGDFFRIHNSYVINLLKIKEFLKTDGYVIMESNHKIPVARQRKSDFLEKL, encoded by the coding sequence ATGCTTAAAGCTGTAATTGTTGACGATGAACCAAAGGCTATACAAGGCCTAAGTTGGGAACTTACTAATTTTAGTGATGAAATAGAAATTGTAAAAACGTTTTCTATACCAGAAGATGCACTAGACTATTTAAGCAAGAATACTCCAGACTGTTTATTTCTAGACATACAAATGCCTACAATGGATGGTTTTCAGTTTTTAGAACAACTCAACCAAAAAGATATTGCTGTTATTATTACAACTGCTTATGACGAGTATGCTATTAAAGCGCTAAAAAACGAAGCATTAGATTATTTGCTTAAACCTGTAGATTCAGACGATTTAAAATTAACCATTTCTAAAATTAAAAAATTTAGGTCTCGTATTATAAATTCTGATAAGATAGAAGACATACTAATAAATTTTACAAACACTAAAAACAAAAAGAAGATTACCATTAATACAGATGGTAAATTATTATTCTTAAATATTGAGGATATTATTTTTGTAGAGTCTGATGGTAATTACAGTACTATATTTTTAAACGATGGACAAAAGGTATTAGTAACAAAAAAACTAAAAGAAGTAAATGCTTTATTACCTAAAGGCGATTTTTTTAGGATTCATAATTCATATGTAATAAACCTTTTAAAAATTAAAGAATTCTTAAAAACCGATGGTTATGTTATTATGGAATCTAATCACAAAATACCAGTTGCACGACAAAGAAAATCGGACTTCCTGGAAAAACTATAA
- a CDS encoding tetratricopeptide repeat protein, whose translation MTLKIILYKNHCLTLLLLLCTITLVQAQKNRQDFNVFADSIIKVNHKNYSDLEYVIYKNKYDTLKMRVLLNKSKDANYPQGQSFANIMLGNQYRNKSLFNKSRTFLNNALQISKDHNLLEFKIVSLNMLGVIDRRQDNVRSALDYHQEALAIAEAQPVKTKSLQKSIAVSHNSMGNIYLSIRQYDQALEEFNKSLAIEIAAKNELGLAINYHNIGAVYEAHDKLEDALASYFKSLEYNEHIDSDIGRVICKNSIGAIYVKQNKPEAALEIIEPTIALAEKKGDKFYIASAYITLGWAQSQLGKTTLAKQNLEKGLEMAENYNLMSSVASANKQLSLLNEKLGNPSLALKQYKTAVEVEQSIINKENAQYINSVRFEYETEKKNTQIKFLAKQNEVANLKLDENRKTAIATIIALFLLVAGLFFFNRHKRVKNEKKILTLEQDMLRSQMNPHFIFNSLNSIKLYIINNEKENAVYYLNKFSKLIRKILIASTEKEISLAEELETMDLYMNIENIRFSNEISYSHSVDNGIDIGSVKIPSLVLQPFLENALWHGLSSKKEDKTMTIHVSKKTSDFVIICITDNGIGRKASAKIKEKKLLKRKSVGIDLTKQRLEHFSKNYTNSYKLNIEDLYNNGKPIGTKVIIEIPIKETHGLKTA comes from the coding sequence ATGACATTAAAAATCATCTTGTATAAAAACCACTGCTTAACATTACTCTTATTGTTATGTACTATTACCCTAGTTCAAGCTCAAAAAAACAGACAAGATTTTAATGTATTTGCAGATAGTATTATAAAAGTAAACCATAAAAATTATAGCGATTTAGAATACGTAATTTATAAAAACAAGTACGACACTCTAAAAATGCGTGTATTATTAAACAAAAGTAAGGATGCAAATTATCCTCAAGGACAAAGTTTTGCTAATATTATGCTAGGTAATCAATACCGAAATAAATCTTTATTTAATAAGTCGAGAACATTTTTAAATAATGCATTACAAATATCTAAAGACCATAATTTATTAGAATTTAAGATTGTTAGCCTTAACATGCTTGGTGTAATAGATAGAAGACAAGACAATGTGCGCTCAGCCTTAGATTACCATCAAGAAGCTTTAGCAATTGCAGAAGCACAACCAGTAAAAACAAAAAGCCTTCAAAAAAGTATTGCAGTAAGCCATAATAGTATGGGTAATATTTACCTAAGTATTAGGCAATATGATCAAGCATTAGAAGAGTTTAACAAATCTCTCGCAATAGAAATTGCAGCAAAGAACGAACTAGGTCTAGCTATAAACTATCATAATATTGGTGCTGTTTACGAAGCACACGACAAACTTGAAGATGCATTAGCAAGCTATTTTAAATCTTTAGAATATAATGAGCATATCGATTCCGACATCGGCAGAGTAATCTGTAAAAACAGTATTGGCGCTATTTATGTTAAGCAAAACAAACCTGAAGCTGCTCTAGAAATAATTGAACCAACAATAGCTTTAGCAGAAAAAAAAGGTGATAAATTTTATATTGCATCTGCTTACATAACACTTGGCTGGGCACAAAGCCAATTAGGCAAGACTACTTTAGCTAAACAAAATTTAGAGAAAGGGTTAGAAATGGCAGAAAACTATAATTTAATGTCCTCTGTTGCAAGCGCAAATAAGCAACTTTCTTTGTTAAATGAAAAATTAGGAAATCCTTCATTAGCCTTAAAACAATACAAAACAGCAGTAGAAGTTGAACAAAGCATAATAAATAAAGAGAATGCGCAATATATAAATAGCGTAAGGTTTGAATATGAAACCGAAAAGAAAAATACTCAAATAAAATTTTTGGCAAAACAGAATGAAGTAGCAAATTTAAAATTGGACGAAAACCGAAAAACTGCTATTGCCACTATTATTGCATTATTTCTCTTAGTTGCTGGATTATTCTTTTTTAATAGACATAAACGAGTTAAAAACGAAAAGAAAATTTTAACCTTAGAGCAAGACATGTTGCGCAGCCAAATGAATCCTCATTTTATTTTTAACTCGCTTAACTCCATTAAACTTTATATTATTAACAACGAAAAAGAGAATGCGGTTTACTACCTCAACAAATTTTCTAAATTAATTCGTAAAATTTTAATTGCTTCAACTGAAAAAGAAATTTCTTTAGCCGAAGAATTAGAGACTATGGATTTATATATGAATATTGAAAATATTCGTTTTTCTAATGAAATAAGCTACAGTCATTCTGTAGATAATGGTATTGATATTGGTAGCGTTAAAATTCCTTCATTGGTGCTTCAACCGTTTTTAGAGAATGCTTTATGGCATGGTTTATCTTCTAAAAAAGAAGACAAGACAATGACAATTCATGTTTCTAAAAAAACTTCAGACTTTGTAATCATATGTATTACAGATAATGGTATAGGGAGAAAAGCTTCCGCAAAAATTAAAGAAAAAAAATTATTAAAAAGAAAATCTGTAGGTATTGATTTAACCAAGCAACGTTTGGAGCATTTTTCTAAAAATTACACCAATTCCTATAAATTAAATATAGAAGACCTATATAATAACGGAAAACCAATTGGTACTAAAGTTATTATAGAAATCCCTATTAAAGAAACACATGGTTTAAAAACAGCTTAA
- a CDS encoding DUF3109 family protein yields MFQLGKTIVSESIIENDFVCNLSACKGACCIDGDAGAPLTIEEAQILKDIYPKVKPFLRQEGIDAIEAQGTSIIADFDELETPLINGADCAYVIFDERKTALCAIEEAYNQGEITWKKPVSCHLYPIRIKDYTEFSAVNYDKWEICDDACSLGKELQVPVYKFVKEALIRKFGEDWYTELEKVAATMK; encoded by the coding sequence ATGTTTCAATTAGGAAAAACAATAGTTTCAGAGTCTATTATAGAAAACGATTTTGTGTGCAATCTTTCTGCATGTAAAGGTGCATGTTGTATTGATGGAGATGCTGGTGCACCATTAACAATAGAAGAAGCGCAAATTCTTAAAGACATTTATCCAAAAGTAAAACCGTTTTTAAGACAAGAAGGAATTGATGCTATCGAAGCACAAGGCACTTCTATAATAGCAGATTTCGATGAGTTAGAAACGCCTCTAATTAATGGGGCAGATTGTGCTTATGTTATTTTTGATGAAAGAAAAACTGCATTATGCGCTATCGAAGAAGCTTATAATCAAGGTGAGATAACATGGAAAAAACCTGTGTCTTGTCACTTATATCCTATTAGAATAAAGGATTATACAGAGTTTTCTGCTGTGAATTATGATAAATGGGAAATTTGCGACGATGCTTGTAGCTTAGGCAAAGAGCTTCAAGTGCCTGTTTATAAGTTTGTAAAAGAAGCATTGATTAGGAAATTTGGCGAAGATTGGTATACCGAATTAGAAAAAGTTGCTGCAACAATGAAATAG
- a CDS encoding MarC family protein, with translation MNFDFKEIFTVFMVLFAVIDIVGNIPIIIDLRKKAGHIQSEKASIIAGVILIAFLFLGKSILNLIGIDVSSFAVAGSFILFFIALEMILGITLYKEEDTNPMTASVFPLAFPLIAGPGSLTTLLSLRAEYEISNIIVAVLMNVILIYIVLKTSSRIERFIGQNGISIIRKVFGVILLAISIKLFAHNVKILFA, from the coding sequence ATGAATTTCGATTTTAAAGAAATATTTACAGTATTTATGGTACTGTTTGCCGTAATAGATATTGTAGGTAACATTCCAATTATCATAGACTTACGCAAAAAAGCTGGACACATACAAAGTGAAAAGGCTTCAATTATTGCTGGAGTAATATTAATTGCTTTTCTGTTTTTAGGAAAAAGTATATTAAACCTTATTGGTATAGATGTAAGTTCTTTTGCTGTGGCAGGATCTTTTATTTTATTTTTTATTGCCCTAGAAATGATTTTAGGCATTACACTATATAAGGAAGAAGACACTAACCCAATGACTGCTTCTGTTTTTCCATTAGCTTTTCCATTAATTGCAGGTCCTGGAAGTTTAACTACACTACTATCGCTTAGAGCAGAATACGAAATAAGCAACATTATTGTTGCCGTATTAATGAATGTTATTTTAATATATATCGTGCTAAAAACATCAAGTAGAATTGAACGCTTTATAGGACAGAATGGAATAAGTATTATTAGAAAAGTATTTGGTGTTATACTATTAGCTATCTCAATTAAATTATTTGCTCATAACGTTAAAATTCTTTTTGCTTAA
- a CDS encoding NAD(P)/FAD-dependent oxidoreductase has product MLDTIIIGGGAAGLSCALVLGSGLKKPFAEDKKVAIIIHQKTSHLQNALFNNVLGLKPGTLGKDILIDGIQQLTDLYPEVFQIENEKVNKISKVAEGFLVTTNKKTYNTKRVVIAVGYTNLLNIEGLESYTKPHPRAAIEKDRIWLENTNHLIEENLYVAGTLAGWRSQFAIASGSGAHVATDILTLWNNGKQTKVHDKTSL; this is encoded by the coding sequence ATGTTAGACACTATAATTATTGGTGGTGGAGCAGCTGGCTTATCTTGTGCTTTGGTTTTAGGCTCTGGATTAAAAAAGCCATTTGCCGAAGATAAAAAAGTAGCCATAATTATACACCAAAAAACGTCTCACTTACAAAATGCTTTATTTAATAATGTACTAGGCTTAAAACCAGGTACTTTAGGTAAAGATATTTTAATCGATGGCATACAACAATTAACAGACTTGTATCCTGAGGTTTTTCAAATTGAAAATGAAAAAGTAAATAAAATTTCTAAAGTAGCTGAAGGTTTTTTAGTCACTACAAATAAAAAAACATACAATACTAAACGTGTGGTTATTGCAGTTGGTTACACCAATTTATTAAACATCGAAGGTTTAGAAAGCTATACAAAACCACATCCAAGAGCTGCTATCGAAAAAGATAGAATCTGGCTTGAAAACACAAATCATTTAATTGAAGAAAACTTATATGTCGCAGGAACTTTAGCAGGATGGCGTAGCCAATTTGCAATAGCTTCTGGAAGTGGAGCCCATGTTGCTACAGATATTTTAACACTTTGGAATAATGGAAAACAGACAAAGGTTCACGATAAAACTAGTCTGTAA
- a CDS encoding S41 family peptidase — MKLKRKYLPLLLGAAIAAGIFIGGSLDFNDKSDSLFTSNSKKDKLNRLIDYIDHDYVEDVNTDSIVDVTVNGILENLDPHSVYIPKEDMQSVTENMKGDFVGIGISFYTHKDTITVIRTIENGPSERAGLKGGDRIITADGDSLFGRDLTNGDLVKKLKGEKNTDVTLEVVRKGEAKPLKFKITRGNIPIVSVDAAYMLTETLGYIKINRFAESTYKEFKKALTKLEKAGATEIALDLRENPGGFLGIAEKIVDEFLEDDKLILFTKNKRGKIEKSFATRKGSFENGHVYVLIDENSASASEIVAGALQDNDKGTIVGRRSYGKGLVQREMQLGDGSAVRLTVSRYYTPTGRSIQRAYEKGNRDYFDDYYSRIDSGELLDPEKIEIADSLKFTTPKGKIVYGGGGIIPDVFVPLDEGMQNETITFLQRRGYINNFAFEQLEKDRTAFEEIAKEDFLINFEITDQVVQDFQDYLNGRRKTNIVFVAYKEEMKQYLKAALADQLFGNGTYEEVLNQRDNMINEVINLSLNKEFTD; from the coding sequence ATGAAATTAAAAAGAAAATACCTACCGTTACTTTTAGGGGCTGCAATTGCGGCTGGTATTTTTATTGGTGGCTCTTTGGATTTTAATGATAAATCTGATAGTTTATTTACCTCAAATAGTAAAAAAGACAAACTTAACAGACTTATAGATTATATAGATCATGATTATGTTGAAGATGTAAATACGGATAGTATAGTAGACGTTACAGTTAATGGTATTCTAGAAAACCTCGATCCGCATTCTGTTTACATACCTAAAGAAGATATGCAAAGCGTTACCGAGAACATGAAAGGCGATTTTGTTGGTATTGGGATTAGCTTTTATACACATAAAGATACTATTACCGTAATTAGAACTATAGAGAATGGACCTAGTGAACGTGCTGGTTTAAAAGGTGGAGATAGAATAATTACGGCTGATGGCGATTCGTTATTTGGAAGAGATTTAACAAATGGTGATTTGGTTAAAAAGCTCAAGGGTGAAAAAAACACAGATGTTACTTTAGAAGTTGTTAGAAAAGGAGAGGCTAAGCCGTTAAAATTCAAAATAACTAGAGGTAATATTCCAATTGTTAGTGTTGACGCTGCTTATATGTTAACAGAAACTCTAGGCTATATAAAAATTAACCGTTTTGCAGAATCTACTTATAAAGAATTTAAAAAAGCATTAACCAAACTTGAAAAAGCTGGAGCTACAGAAATTGCTTTAGATTTAAGAGAGAATCCTGGTGGTTTTTTAGGAATAGCAGAAAAAATTGTAGACGAATTTTTAGAAGATGATAAACTTATATTGTTTACTAAAAACAAAAGAGGTAAAATTGAAAAAAGTTTTGCCACACGTAAAGGATCTTTTGAAAATGGTCATGTTTATGTTTTAATAGACGAAAATTCTGCTTCAGCCAGCGAAATTGTAGCAGGCGCTTTACAGGATAATGATAAAGGGACTATTGTTGGTCGTCGTTCTTACGGTAAAGGTTTAGTGCAACGCGAAATGCAGTTGGGAGATGGAAGTGCTGTAAGATTAACCGTTTCTAGATATTACACACCAACTGGTCGTTCTATACAACGTGCTTACGAAAAAGGGAATAGAGACTATTTCGACGATTATTATTCTAGAATAGATAGTGGAGAGTTACTTGATCCAGAAAAAATTGAAATTGCAGATTCTTTAAAATTCACAACTCCAAAAGGTAAAATTGTTTATGGTGGTGGCGGAATAATTCCAGATGTTTTTGTGCCTTTAGACGAAGGCATGCAAAACGAAACCATAACTTTTTTACAACGACGTGGTTATATAAATAACTTTGCTTTCGAGCAATTGGAAAAAGACAGAACTGCTTTTGAAGAAATTGCTAAAGAAGACTTTTTAATTAATTTTGAAATTACAGATCAAGTGGTTCAGGATTTTCAAGATTATTTAAATGGAAGACGAAAAACTAATATTGTTTTTGTTGCTTATAAAGAAGAGATGAAGCAATATTTAAAAGCAGCACTTGCAGATCAGCTTTTTGGAAATGGCACTTATGAAGAAGTCTTAAACCAAAGAGATAACATGATTAATGAAGTTATAAACTTAAGTTTAAATAAAGAATTTACAGACTAG
- a CDS encoding dCMP deaminase family protein, with protein sequence MSKIKQNKYDKAYLRIAKEWGKLSHCERKQVGALIVKGRMIISDGFNGTPTGFENYCEDDEGYTKWYVLHAEANAILKVASSTQSCKGATLYITLSPCKECSKLIHQAGIVRVVYKDGYKDDSGLMFLEKAGIEIVKIEELTA encoded by the coding sequence ATGTCAAAAATTAAACAAAACAAATACGATAAAGCTTATTTAAGGATCGCAAAAGAATGGGGCAAATTATCGCATTGCGAACGTAAGCAAGTTGGTGCATTAATTGTAAAAGGACGCATGATTATTAGCGACGGTTTTAATGGTACTCCAACGGGTTTCGAGAACTATTGCGAAGACGACGAAGGTTATACAAAATGGTACGTTTTACACGCAGAAGCTAACGCTATTTTAAAAGTAGCATCATCAACACAATCTTGTAAAGGCGCAACTTTATATATAACATTATCACCTTGTAAAGAATGCAGTAAGTTAATACATCAAGCAGGTATAGTTCGTGTGGTTTATAAAGATGGATATAAAGACGATTCTGGTTTGATGTTTTTAGAAAAAGCAGGCATCGAAATTGTTAAAATTGAAGAGTTAACAGCTTAA
- a CDS encoding HupE/UreJ family protein: protein MLQELWFNIQYGINHVLDINAYDHVLFLIVLTVPYLFKDWKRVFMLVTIFTVGHTLSLILSTYGAVKVSGDLVEFLIPVTILIVALFNVFTSGKGAQKEKIGVLFISTLFFGLVHGLGFAREFKLLVGGESNKLLTLLEFALGIEIAQVIIVFIILFLGYITQTVFRFTKRDWIMVVSAIVVGLVIPMLIKSPLLK, encoded by the coding sequence ATGCTACAAGAGTTATGGTTTAACATACAGTATGGTATTAATCACGTACTAGATATTAATGCTTACGATCACGTTTTATTTTTAATAGTTTTAACAGTTCCTTATTTATTTAAAGATTGGAAACGTGTTTTTATGCTAGTAACTATTTTTACCGTTGGGCATACTTTATCACTTATACTTTCTACATATGGAGCAGTCAAGGTTTCTGGGGATCTTGTAGAGTTTTTAATTCCTGTTACTATTTTAATTGTTGCACTTTTTAATGTGTTTACCTCTGGAAAAGGAGCGCAGAAAGAGAAAATAGGTGTGCTTTTTATCTCAACATTGTTTTTTGGTTTAGTGCACGGTTTAGGTTTTGCTAGAGAATTTAAGCTGTTAGTAGGAGGAGAGAGTAATAAGCTTTTAACACTTCTTGAATTTGCTTTAGGTATAGAAATAGCTCAGGTAATAATTGTATTTATTATTCTGTTTTTGGGATATATTACGCAAACTGTTTTTAGGTTTACTAAACGAGATTGGATCATGGTTGTATCTGCAATAGTAGTAGGTTTGGTTATTCCTATGTTAATAAAGAGCCCTTTATTAAAATAG